A region of Selenomonadales bacterium 4137-cl DNA encodes the following proteins:
- a CDS encoding endonuclease MutS2, which produces MDSSVLTTLEFHKIRAMLAAAAGSVMGREVAESLVPVSDAAEVQWRLDETQEAFDLLAAAAVVPLGGIRDIRELLYRAERGSSLEPPDFVAIAGTLYAARRMKQFFADLTNPAPRLEETAAAIGAFRGLENAIEDTVTDQGAVLDSASPELGRIRREIRITQSRVKEKLDHIVHSGEFQKLLQDAIVTIRGDRYVIPVKQEYRHAFPGIVHDQSASGATVFIEPMSVVNLNNDLKQLMAAEVNEVERILRYLTAQVAAVAEPLLETCRALGRIDFAFAKARLALNMQAVRPALNTAGYVNLRRARHPLIPAEIVVPIDVYVGKAFRVLVITGPNTGGKTVTLKTVGLFALMTQAGLFIPAASQSEMPVFANVYADIGDEQSIEQSLSTFSAHMTNLVRILGLVDADDLVLIDEIGAGTDPDEGAALAMSILEHLHRRGTRVIATTHYSELKTFAYARHGIENASVEFDIQTLRPTYRLQIGTPGSSKAFLISQRLGLDAAIVARAQELIDEDYAEFDKVLTDLEEQKRLFAERQEEVRLLQREGEELSRSLAKEKAALADKKKQLIDKAQAEAERVLRQARLEAEAVIAELKAQFASETMRERQQAIDGARRRLASGLSAVRALGDEDGEHDLGTPATADSLVPGAKVYVSTLGQKGTVLAVAGDEVTVQLGIMKLNVPLASCRLAETAPTQKESRGRSGVDIAKVQQATREIDIRGQTVEEAEAILDKYIDDAILAGLGEIIVIHGKGTGALKKGVRAYLKAHRAVRESRIGEIGEGGDGVTVAKLK; this is translated from the coding sequence ATGGATTCATCCGTTCTGACGACACTTGAATTTCATAAAATTCGCGCCATGCTGGCCGCGGCCGCCGGCTCGGTCATGGGGCGGGAGGTGGCGGAGAGCCTCGTGCCGGTCAGTGACGCCGCCGAAGTGCAATGGCGGCTCGACGAGACCCAGGAAGCGTTCGACCTCCTGGCTGCCGCCGCCGTAGTGCCCCTCGGCGGCATTCGCGACATCCGCGAACTGCTTTACAGGGCTGAGCGGGGCTCCAGCCTCGAACCGCCCGACTTCGTGGCGATCGCCGGCACCCTGTACGCCGCCCGCCGCATGAAGCAATTCTTCGCCGACCTTACCAACCCGGCTCCCCGCCTGGAGGAAACGGCGGCGGCGATTGGCGCCTTCCGCGGCCTCGAAAACGCCATCGAAGACACTGTCACCGATCAGGGCGCCGTCCTCGACAGCGCCAGCCCCGAACTCGGCCGCATCCGTCGGGAAATCCGCATAACGCAAAGCCGGGTTAAAGAAAAACTCGATCATATCGTCCATTCCGGCGAATTCCAGAAGCTGCTCCAGGACGCGATCGTAACCATCCGCGGCGACCGTTACGTAATCCCGGTCAAGCAGGAGTACCGGCACGCCTTCCCCGGCATAGTACACGACCAGTCCGCCAGCGGCGCAACTGTTTTCATCGAGCCGATGAGCGTCGTCAACCTCAACAACGACCTCAAACAGCTCATGGCTGCCGAAGTCAACGAGGTCGAGCGCATCCTGCGTTACCTCACGGCCCAGGTTGCCGCCGTCGCCGAACCGCTGCTCGAAACCTGCCGGGCCCTCGGCCGGATCGACTTCGCGTTCGCCAAGGCCCGCCTCGCCCTAAATATGCAAGCCGTCCGCCCGGCACTAAACACCGCGGGCTACGTCAATCTCCGCCGTGCCCGCCATCCGCTTATACCCGCAGAGATCGTCGTCCCCATCGACGTGTATGTCGGCAAGGCTTTCCGGGTGCTCGTCATTACCGGCCCCAACACCGGCGGAAAAACCGTAACCCTCAAAACGGTCGGGCTTTTCGCTCTCATGACCCAGGCCGGCCTCTTCATTCCGGCCGCCTCGCAGTCCGAGATGCCAGTATTCGCCAACGTCTACGCCGACATCGGCGACGAGCAGAGCATCGAACAAAGCCTCAGCACCTTTTCCGCCCATATGACCAACCTCGTCCGCATCCTTGGCCTTGTCGACGCCGATGATCTTGTGCTAATCGATGAAATCGGCGCCGGAACAGACCCGGACGAAGGGGCCGCCCTGGCCATGTCCATTCTCGAACACCTTCATCGCCGCGGCACCCGCGTCATCGCCACCACCCACTACAGCGAACTGAAAACCTTTGCCTACGCCAGACATGGAATCGAAAACGCCAGCGTAGAATTTGACATACAGACCCTGAGGCCCACCTACCGACTACAGATCGGCACCCCGGGCAGCAGCAAGGCGTTTTTAATCTCCCAGCGCCTCGGACTGGACGCCGCCATCGTCGCCCGGGCCCAAGAACTCATCGATGAGGACTACGCCGAGTTCGACAAAGTTCTTACCGATCTCGAAGAACAAAAACGCCTGTTCGCCGAGCGCCAGGAAGAGGTCCGCCTTCTGCAGCGCGAAGGTGAAGAACTGAGCAGGAGCCTGGCAAAAGAGAAAGCAGCGCTGGCGGACAAAAAGAAGCAGCTTATCGACAAGGCTCAGGCCGAAGCCGAACGGGTGCTGCGGCAGGCCAGATTGGAAGCAGAAGCAGTAATCGCCGAACTTAAAGCCCAATTCGCTTCGGAAACCATGAGGGAACGACAGCAGGCCATCGACGGGGCCCGCCGCCGGCTCGCATCCGGACTTAGCGCGGTGAGGGCCCTCGGCGACGAGGACGGCGAGCATGATCTGGGCACGCCTGCCACCGCGGATTCCCTTGTGCCTGGGGCGAAAGTATACGTGAGCACCCTTGGGCAAAAAGGCACAGTCTTAGCCGTTGCCGGCGATGAAGTCACCGTTCAGCTGGGCATAATGAAGCTCAACGTGCCGCTGGCAAGCTGCCGGCTGGCTGAAACGGCACCCACCCAGAAGGAGAGCCGCGGGCGTAGCGGGGTCGATATCGCCAAGGTCCAGCAGGCAACCCGCGAAATCGATATCCGCGGCCAGACGGTGGAGGAAGCGGAAGCTATTCTGGACAAATATATCGACGACGCCATCCTTGCCGGACTCGGCGAAATCATCGTCATTCACGGCAAAGGCACTGGGGCGCTCAAAAAGGGCGTCAGAGCCTACCTCAAGGCACACCGGGCCGTGAGAGAAAGCCGCATCGGTGAAATCGGCGAGGGCGGCGACGGTGTTACGGTCGCGAAACTGAAGTAA
- a CDS encoding DUF2148 domain-containing protein: protein MITRSQEIEERAGELIADLMCVAARTAPKAKGVDNLVVMMVKAREKDQLAEEMRKIAKSSGAQFFERDAGCLDKAVAVILLGQKAKPLGVAPCGYCGYGNCAGCAQHDGLCAISIGDLGIAIGSAVSIAALHHIDNRVMFSAGKAALNLGLFPEDVTIAYGIPLSISGKSPFFDR from the coding sequence ATGATAACCAGGAGCCAGGAAATCGAAGAGCGCGCCGGCGAACTGATCGCCGACCTCATGTGCGTGGCTGCTCGTACCGCCCCAAAAGCTAAGGGTGTCGACAACCTCGTTGTCATGATGGTTAAGGCGCGGGAAAAGGACCAATTGGCCGAGGAAATGAGGAAAATCGCTAAAAGCAGCGGAGCGCAGTTCTTCGAACGGGACGCAGGCTGCCTCGACAAAGCGGTCGCGGTCATCCTTCTCGGGCAAAAAGCAAAACCGTTGGGGGTTGCTCCCTGCGGCTATTGCGGCTACGGCAACTGCGCCGGGTGTGCGCAGCACGACGGTCTGTGCGCCATAAGCATCGGCGATCTTGGCATCGCCATAGGCTCGGCGGTCTCCATCGCCGCTCTCCATCACATCGACAACCGGGTTATGTTCTCCGCCGGCAAAGCCGCCCTTAACCTCGGCCTTTTCCCGGAAGACGTCACAATCGCCTACGGAATACCGCTGAGCATATCGGGGAAGAGCCCCTTCTTCGACCGATAA
- a CDS encoding PLP-dependent aminotransferase family protein — translation MGVAFASRVELLKASEIREILKITVRPEVISFAGGLPAPEVFPVEELKQAAIRVLDESGSQALQYSTTEGYEPLRRHISRRIEAKFAVKTAPENILITSGSQQALDFVGKLFLDAGDVVLCESPTYLAAISAFRTYLPKFIEVPTDDDGMVIEELAKILRSTGRVKLIYVIPDFQNPTGRTWSVERRRQFAELIQEFEIPVVEDNPYGELRFEGVIPPSIKSFDAKGLVIFVSTFSKIFCPGMRIGWIAAAENFFEKLVLIKQGADLHTSSISQQEIAKYLELFDIDAHVQKIIEVYRRRRDAMLGSIDALFPADVRHTYPQGGLFTWVELPAGYKSVELLKRCLERNVAFVPGDPFFPNNQIDNTLRLNFSNMPEERICEGIGRMAQVIKEYK, via the coding sequence ATGGGAGTGGCTTTTGCCTCCAGGGTGGAGCTTCTGAAAGCGTCCGAGATTCGCGAGATTCTCAAAATCACAGTCAGGCCGGAGGTTATTTCCTTTGCGGGTGGCTTGCCCGCCCCGGAGGTGTTTCCTGTCGAGGAGCTTAAACAGGCGGCAATTCGGGTGCTCGACGAGTCAGGCAGCCAGGCGCTGCAATATTCGACTACCGAAGGGTACGAACCGCTACGCCGGCATATTTCGCGAAGAATCGAGGCTAAATTCGCCGTAAAGACCGCTCCTGAGAATATTCTCATTACGAGCGGTTCGCAGCAGGCGCTTGATTTTGTCGGTAAACTTTTTCTGGACGCCGGCGACGTTGTGCTGTGCGAGAGTCCTACTTACCTGGCCGCCATAAGCGCCTTCCGCACCTATCTGCCAAAATTTATCGAGGTGCCAACCGACGACGACGGGATGGTTATCGAGGAGTTGGCGAAGATTCTTCGTTCGACCGGGCGAGTAAAGCTGATTTATGTTATTCCCGATTTTCAAAATCCCACTGGCAGAACCTGGTCTGTGGAACGACGGCGACAATTCGCCGAACTGATTCAGGAGTTCGAGATACCGGTTGTCGAAGATAACCCTTACGGAGAGTTGCGTTTCGAAGGCGTAATACCGCCGTCGATTAAGTCTTTCGATGCTAAAGGTCTGGTAATCTTCGTCAGCACTTTCTCGAAAATTTTCTGCCCGGGAATGAGGATTGGCTGGATTGCGGCGGCGGAAAACTTTTTCGAGAAGCTTGTTCTTATCAAGCAAGGGGCCGACCTGCATACGTCTTCAATAAGCCAGCAGGAGATCGCAAAATATTTGGAGCTGTTCGATATCGACGCCCACGTTCAAAAGATTATCGAGGTTTACCGCCGCCGCCGCGATGCAATGCTAGGGTCCATTGACGCCCTTTTCCCGGCTGACGTAAGGCACACTTATCCTCAGGGCGGCTTGTTCACCTGGGTGGAATTGCCGGCTGGCTACAAATCGGTCGAGCTGCTAAAAAGGTGCCTTGAACGCAACGTGGCTTTCGTACCTGGTGATCCTTTCTTCCCAAACAATCAGATAGATAACACGCTGAGGCTCAACTTTTCCAACATGCCGGAGGAACGGATCTGCGAAGGGATCGGGCGAATGGCTCAGGTTATCAAGGAGTATAAATAA
- a CDS encoding YbaB/EbfC family nucleoid-associated protein, with the protein MVWEQFGNVMEMVKKVQQNVSQAEEQLKSERIEVSSGDVVKVVVNGQQTILAIELNGKYLEADNTVLLQDLLVATINSALAKSREMHQAAMGKLAGDLNLPSIPGLF; encoded by the coding sequence ATGGTGTGGGAGCAGTTTGGCAATGTCATGGAAATGGTGAAAAAGGTTCAGCAAAATGTCAGCCAGGCGGAGGAACAGCTCAAGTCCGAACGGATCGAAGTATCGAGCGGTGATGTGGTCAAGGTGGTGGTTAACGGCCAACAGACGATTTTGGCCATCGAACTTAACGGAAAATATCTGGAAGCCGATAACACCGTTTTACTTCAGGATTTACTTGTGGCCACGATCAACAGCGCTTTGGCCAAGTCCCGGGAGATGCATCAAGCCGCGATGGGCAAGTTAGCCGGCGACCTTAACCTGCCGAGCATTCCCGGGTTGTTTTAA